A DNA window from Jaculus jaculus isolate mJacJac1 chromosome 1, mJacJac1.mat.Y.cur, whole genome shotgun sequence contains the following coding sequences:
- the Tln1 gene encoding talin-1 isoform X1 — protein sequence MVALSLKISIGNVVKTMQFEPSTMVYDACRMIRERIPEALAGPPSDFGLFLSDDDPKKGIWLEAGKALDYYMLRNGDTMEYRKKQRPLKIRMLDGAVKTIMVDDSKTVTDMLMTICARIGITNHDEYSLVRELMEEKKDEGTGTLRKDKTLLRDEKKMEKLKQKLHTDDELNWLDHGRTLREQGVEEHETLLLRRKFFYSDQNVDSRDPVQLNLLYVQARDDILNGSHPVSFDKACEFAGFQCQIQFGPHNEQKHKAGFLDLKDFLPKEYVKQKGERKIFQAHKNCGQMSEIEAKVRYVKLARSLKTYGVSFFLVKEKMKGKNKLVPRLLGITKECVMRVDEKTKEVIQEWSLTNIKRWAASPKSFTLDFGDYQDGYYSVQTTEGEQIAQLIAGYIDIILKKKKSKDHFGLEGDEESTMLEDSVSPKKSTVLQQQYNRVGKVEHGSVALPAIMRSGASGPENFQVGSMPPAQQQITSGQMHRGHMPPLTSAQQALTGTINSSMQAVQAAQATLDDFDTLPPLGQDAASKAWRKNKMDESKHEIHSQVDAITAGTASVVNLTAGDPAETDYTAVGCAVTTISSNLTEMSRGVKLLAALLEDEGGNGRPLLQAAKGLAGAVSELLRSAQPASAEPRQNLLQAAGNVGQASGELLQQIGESDTDPHFQMCAARGAGARSPPDSPTDVLMQLAKAVASAAAALVLKAKSVAQRTEDSGLQTQVIAAATQCALSTSQLVACTKVVAPTISSPVCQEQLVEAGRLVAKAVEGCVSASQAATEDGQLLRGVGAAATAVTQALNELLQHVKAHATGAGPAGRYDQATDTILTVTENIFSSMGDAGEMVRQARILAQATSDLVNAIKADAEGESDLENSRKLLSAAKILADATAKMVEAAKGAAAHPDSEEQQQRLREAAEGLRMATNAAAQNAIKKKLVQRLEHAAKQAAASATQTIAAAQHAASTPKASAGPQPLLVQSCKAVAEQIPLLVQGVRGSQAQPDSPSAQLALIAASQSFLQPGGKMVAAAKASVPTIQDQASAMQLSQCAKNLGTALAELRTAAQKAQEACGPLEMDSALSVVQNLERDLQEVKAAARDGKLKPLPGETMEKCAQDLGNSTKAVSSAIAQLLGEVAQGNENYAGIAARDVAGGLRSLAQAARGVAALTSDPAVQAIVLDTASDVLDKASSLIEEAKKAASHPGDPESQQRLAQVAKAVTQALNRCVSCLPGQRDVDNALRAVGDASKRLLSDSLPPSTGTFQEAQSRLNEAAAGLNQAATELVQASRGTPQDLARASGRFGQDFSTFLEAGVEMAGQAPSQEDRAQVVSNLKGISMSSSKLLLAAKALSTDPASPNLKSQLAAAARAVTDSINQLITMCTQQAPGQKECDNALRELETVRELLENPVQPINDMSYFGCLDSVMENSKVLGEAMTGISQNAKNGNLPEFGEAIATASKALCGFTEAAAQAAYLVGVSDPNSQAGQQGLVEPTQFARANQAIQMACQSLGEPGCTQAQVLSAATIVAKHTSALCNSCRLASARTANPTAKRQFVQSAKEVANSTANLVKTIKALDGAFTEENRAQCRAATAPLLEAVDNLSAFASNPEFSSIPAQISPEGRAAMEPIVISAKTMLESAGGLIQTARALAVNPRDPPRWSVLAGHSRTVSDSIKKLITSMRDNAPGQLECETAIAALNSCLRDLDQASLAAVSQQLAPREGISQEALHTQMLTAVQEISHLIEPLASAARAEASQLGHKVSQMAQYFEPLTLAAVGAASKTLSHPQQMALLDQTKTLAESALQLLYTAKEAGGNPKQAAHTQEALEEAVQMMTEAVEDLTTTLNEAASAAGVVGGMVDSITQAINQLDEGPMGEPEGTFVDYQTTMVRTAKAIAVTVQEMVTKSNTSPEELGPLANQLTSDYGRLASQAKPAAVAAENEEIGAHIKHRVQELGHGCAALVTKAGALQCSPSDVYTKKELIECARRVSEKVSHVLAALQAGNRGTQACITAASAVSGIIADLDTTIMFATAGTLNREGSETFADHREGILKTAKVLVEDTKVLVQNAAGSQEKLAQAAQSSVATITRLADVVKLGAASLGAEDPETQVVLINAVKDVAKALGDLISATKAAAGKVGDDPAVWQLKNSAKVMVTNVTSLLKTVKAVEDEATKGTRALEATTEHIRQELAVFCSPEPPAKTSTPEDFIRMTKGITMATAKAVAAGNSCRQEDVIATANLSRRAIADMLRACKEAAFHPEVAPEVRLRALHFGRECANGYLELLDHVLLTLQKPNPELKQQLTGHSKRVAGSVTELIQAAEAMKGTEWVDPEDPTVIAENELLGAAAAIEAAAKKLEQLKPRAKPKEADESLNFEEQILEAAKSIAAATSALVKAASAAQRELVAQGKVGAIPANALDDGQWSQGLISAARMVAAATNNLCEAANAAVQGHASQEKLISSAKQVAASTAQLLVACKVKADQDSEAMKRLQAAGNAVKRASDNLVKAAQKAAAFEDQENETVVVKEKMVGGIAQIIAAQEEMLRKERELEEARKKLAQIRQQQYKFLPSELRDEH from the exons ATGGTTGCGCTTTCGCTGAAGATCAGCATTGGGAATGTGGTGAAGACAATGCAGTTCGAGCCATCCACCATGGTGTATGATGCCTGCCGCATGATTCGAGAGCGGATcccagaggccctggctggccCTC CCAGCGACTTTGGTCTGTTTCTGTCAGATGATGACCCCAAAAAGGGCATATGGTTAGAGGCTGGGAAAGCTTTGGATTACTACATGCTCCGAAATGGG GACACCATGGAGTACCGGAAGAAACAGAGACCCCTGAAGATCCGCATGCTCGACGGAGCTGTGAAGACTATCATGGTGGATGATTCCAAGACTGTCACTGACATGCTCATGACCATCTGTGCCCGTATTG GCATCACCAACCATGATGAATATTCACTAGTTCGAGAGCTGATGGAAGAGAAAAAAGATGAGGGGACAGGGACCTTACGAAAAGACAAGACCTTGCTGCGAGATGAAAAGAAGATGGAGAAACTAAAGCAGAAATTGCACACAGATGACGAGT TGAACTGGCTGGACCATGGCCGGACACTGAGGGAGCAGGGAGTAGAAGAGCATGAGACACTGCTGCTGCGGAGAAAGTTCTTCTACTCAGACCAGAATGTGGATTCCCGAGACCCTGTACAGCTGAATCTCCTTTACGTACAG GCACGAGATGACATCTTGAATGGCTCCCATCCTGTCTCCTTTGACAAGGCCTGTGAATTTGCTGGTTTCCAATGCCAGATCCAGTTTGGACCCCACAATGAGCAGAAGCATAAGGCTGGTTTCCTCGA CCTGAAGGACTTCCTGCCCAAGGAGTATGTGAAGCAGAAGGGAGAGCGTAAGATCTTCCAG GCACACAAGAATTGtgggcagatgagtgagattGAGGCCAAGGTACGTTATGTGAAGCTGGCCCGTTCCCTCAAGACCTACGGCGTGTCCTTCTTTCTGGTCAAG gaaaagatgaaaggaaagaaTAAGCTAGTGCCCAGGCTTCTGGGCATCACTAAGGAGTGTGTGATGCGTGTGGATGAGAAAACCAAGGAGGTGATCCAGGAGTGGAGCCTCACCAACATCAAACGCTGGGCTGCCTCTCCCAAGAGCTTTACTCTG GACTTTGGCGATTATCAGGATGGCTACTACTCAGTACAAACTACTGAGGGTGAGCAGATTGCACAACTCATTGCAGGCTACATTGATATCATCCTTAAGAAG aaaAAAAGCAAGGACCATTTTGGGCTGGAAGGAGATGAAGAGTCTACTATGCTGGAGGACTCAGTGTCTCCCAAAAA GTCAACAGTACTTCAACAGCAGTATAACCGAGTGGGAAAAGTGGAGCATGGTTCTGTGGCCTTGCCTGCTATCATGCGCTCTGGAGCCTCTGGTCCTGAAAATTTCCAAGTAGGCAGCATGCCACCTGCCCAGCAGCAGATCACTAGTGGCCAGATGCACCGAGGACACATGCCTCCTTTG ACGTCAGCTCAACAGGCCCTCACTGGAACCATTAACTCCAGCATGCAGGCTGTGCAAGCTGCCCAGGCCACTCTGGATGACTTTGACACTCTGCCCCCTCTTGGCCAGGATGCT gCCTCTAAGGCCTGGCGTAAGAACAAGATGGATGAATCAAAGCATGAGATCCACTCTCAGGTAGATGCTATCACAGCTGGTACAGCCTCCGTTGTGAACCTGACAGCAG GGGACCCTGCAGAAACGGACTATACCGCAGTTGGCTGTGCAGTCACCACAATCTCCTCCAACTTGACGGAGATGTCCCGTGGAGTGAAGCTCCTGGCCGCCCTGCTGGAAGATGAAGGCGGCAATGGCCGGCCCCTTCTGCAGGCAGCAAAAGGCCTTGCAGGGGCAGTGTCAGAACTGTTACGCAGTGCCCAACCAGCCAGTGCTGAG CCCCGTCAGAACCTGCTGCAAGCAGCTGGGAACGTGGGCCAGGCCAGTGGGGAGCTGTTGCAGCAAATTGGGGAAAGTGACACCGACCCCCACTTCCAG ATGTGTGCAGCCAGAGGGGCTGGGGCTCGATCTCCCCCCGATTCCCCTACG GATGTTCTAATGCAGCTAGCCAAGGCAGTGGCAAGTGCTGCAGCTGCGCTGGTCCTCAAGGCCAAGAGTGTGGCCCAGCGCACAGAGGACTCAGGCCTTCAGACCCAGGTTATTGCTGCAGCCACACAGTGTGCTCTGTCCACCTCCCAGCTGGTAGCTTGTACTAAG GTAGTTGCACCTACAATCAGCTCTCCTGTCtgtcaagagcagctggtggaggCTGGACGACTAGTGGCCAAAGCTGTAGAGGgctgtgtgtctgcctcccaagcagcCACAGAAGATGGGCAGCTGTTAAGAGGTGTAGGAGCAGCAGCCACAGCTGTTACCCAGGCCCTGAATGAGCTGCTACAGCATGTGAAAGCCCATGCCACAGGGGCTGGACCTGCTGGCCGTTATGACCAGGCCACTGACACCATCCTTACTGTCACTGAGAATATCTTCAGCTCCATGGGTGATGCTG GGGAGATGGTGCGACAGGCCCGCATCCTAGCCCAAGCCACGTCAGACCTGGTTAATGCCATCAAGGCAGATGCTGAAGGGGAGAGTGACCTGGAGAACTCTCGAAAGCTCCTGAGTGCTGCCAAGATCCTGGCTGATGCCACAGCCAAGATGGTGGAGGCTGCCAAG GGTGCAGCTGCTCACCCCGACAgtgaggagcagcagcagcggctacgtGAGGCAGCTGAGGGACTTCGCATGGCCACCAATGCAGCTGCACAGAATGCCATTAAGAAAAAGCTGGTCCAGCGCCTAGAG CATGCAGCCAAGCAGGCTGCGGCCTCAGCTACACAGACCATTGCTGCAGCCCAGCACGCAGCCTCCACCCCCAAGGCCTCAGCGGGCCCCCAGCCCTTGCTTGTGCAGAGCTGTAAG GCTGTGGCAGAGCAGATTCCACTGCTGGTGCAGGGTGTCCGAGGGAGTCAAGCTCAGCCTGACAGTCCTAGCGCTCAGCTAGCCCTCATCGCTGCCAGCCAGAGCTTCCTACAG CCAGGAGGGAAGATGGTGGCGGCTGCAAAGGCCTCAGTGCCAACAATTCAGGACCAGGCTTCAGCCATGCAGCTAAGTCAGTGTGCTAAGAACCTGGGTACTGCACTGGCTGAACTCCGTACTGCTGCCCAGAAG GCTCAGGAAGCATGTGGGCCTTTGGAGATGGATTCTGCATTGAGTGTGGTACAGAATCTAGAAAGAGACTTGCAGGAAGTGAAGGCAGCAGCTCGAGATGGCAAGCTTAAACCCTTACCTGGTGAAACA ATGGAGAAGTGTGCCCAGGACCTTGGCAACAGTACCAAAGCAGTGAGCTCTGCCATTGCCCAGCTGctgggagaggtggctcagggcAATGAGAATTATGCAG GCATAGCAGCTCGGGACGTGGCAGGTGGGCTGCGGTCACTGGCCCAGGCTGCTAGGGGTGTAGCTGCCCTAACATCAGATCCTGCAGTGCAGGCCATTGTGCTCGACACAGCCAGTGATGTACTGGACAAGGCCAGTAGCCTCATTGAGGAGGCCAAAAAGGCAGCTAGCCATCCAGGGGACCCAGAGAGCCAGCAGCGGCTTGCTCAG GTGGCTAAAGCAGTGACCCAGGCACTAAACCGCTGTGTCAGCTGCCTGCCTGGCCAGCGAGATGTGGATAATGCCCTGAGAGCAGTTGGAGATGCCAGCAAGCGACTCTTGAGTGACTCG CTTCCTCCCAGCACTGGAACATTTCAAGAAGCTCAGAGCCGATTGAACGAAGCTGCTGCTGGATTGAATCAGGCAGCCACAGAACTGGTGCAGGCCTCCCGAGGAACCCCTCAGGACCTAGCTCGGGCCTCGGGTCGATTTGGACAGGACTTTAGCACTTTCCTGGAAGCTGGTGTGGAGATGGCAGGACAAGCCCCG AGCCAGGAGGACCGAGCCCAGGTTGTGTCCAACTTGAAGGGTATATCTATGTCATCAAGCAAACTTCTTCTGGCTGCTAAGGCCCTATCTACTGATCCTGCTTCCCCTAACCTCAAGAGTCAGCTCGCTGCAGCTGCCAG ggCAGTGACTGACAGTATCAACCAGCTCATTACCATGTGCACCCAGCAAGCACCTGGCCAGAAGGAGTGTGACAATGCTCTGCGGGAACTGGAG ACAGTCCGGGAACTCCTAGAGAACCCAGTTCAACCCATCAATGATATGTCCTACTTTGGTTGCCTAGACAGTGTCATGGAGAACTCAAAG GTGCTGGGTGAGGCCATGACTGGCATCTCTCAAAATGCCAAGAATGGAAACCTGCCAGAGTTTGGAGAGGCCATTGCCACAGCCTCCAAGGCCCTCTGTGGCTTCACCGAGGCAGCTGCACAG GCGGCGTATTTGGTTGGTGTCTCTGACCCCAACAGCCAAGCGGGGCAGCAAGGGCTGGTGGAGCCCACACAATTTGCCCGTGCAAACCAGGCAATTCAAATGGCCTGTCAGAGTTTGGGGGAGCCTGGCTGTACGCAGGCCCAG GTACTATCTGCAGCCACCATTGTGGCCAAACACACCTCTGCACTATGTAACAGCTGCCGCCTGGCTTCTGCCCGAACTGCCAATCCTACTGCCAAGCGCCAGTTTGTACAATCAGCCAAGGAGGTGGCCAACAGCACAGCCAATCTTGTCAAGACCATCAAG GCACTAGATGGGGCTTTCACTGAGGAGAACCGTGCCCAGTGCAGGGCAGCTACAGCGCCTCTGCTGGAGGCTGTGGACAATCTGAGTGCCTTTGCATCCAATCCTGAGTTCTCCAGCATCCCTGCTCAAATCAGCCCTGAG GGCCGAGCTGCCATGGAGCCTATTGTAATTTCTGCTAAGACAATGTTGGAGAGTGCTGGGGGTCTCATACAGACAGCTCGAGCCCTTGCAGTCAATCCTCGAGACCCCCCACGCTGGTCAGTGCTGGCTGGCCACTCCCGAACTGTCTCAGACTCCATCAAGAAACTTATTACAAGCATGAG GGACAATGCCCCAGGGCAGCTGGAGTGCGAGACAGCCATTGCAGCTCTGAACAGCTGTCTGCGGGACCTGGACCAAGCTTCTCTTGCTGCAGTCAGCCAGCAGCTTGCTCCCCGTGAGGGAATCTCTCAAGAG GCCTTGCACACTCAGATGCTCACTGCAGTGCAGGAAATCTCCCATCTCATTGAGCCACTGGCCAGTGCTGCCCGAGCTGAAGCCTCCCAGCTGGGACACAAG GTATCCCAAATGGCCCAGTACTTTGAGCCACTCACCCTGGCTGCAGTGGGTGCTGCTTCCAAGACCCTGAGCCACCCACAGCAGATGGCACTTCTGGACCAGACTAAAACGTTGGCAGAGTCTGCCCTGCAATTGCTGTATACTGCCAAGGAGGCTGGTGGTAATCCCAAG CAAGCAGCACACACTCAGGAAGCGCTGGAGGAAGCTGTGCAGATGATGACAGAGGCTGTGGAGGACCTGACAACAACCCTCAATGAGGCGGCCAGTGCTGCAGGGGTCGTTGGTGGTATGGTGGATTCCATTACCCAGGCCATCAATCAG TTAGATGAAGGACCAATGGGTGAGCCAGAAGGCACATTTGTGGATTACCAAACAACCATGGTGCGGACAGCCAAGGCCATTGCTGTCACTGTTCAGGAGATG GTAACCAAGTCAAATACCAGTCCTGAGGAGCTGGGCCCTCTTGCCAACCAGCTGACCAGTGACTATGGCAGACTGGCCTCACAGGCCAAGCCTGCAGCTGTGGCTGCTGAAAATGAAGAG ATAGGTGCCCACATTAAACACCGAGTACAGGAGCTGGGCCATGGCTGCGCTGCTTTGGTCACCAAGGCAGGCGCCTTGCAATGTAGCCCAAGTGATGTCTACACCAAAAAGGAGCTCATAGAGTGTGCCCGGAGGGTGTCTGAGAAG GTCTCCCATGTCCTGGCTGCGCTCCAGGCTGGGAATCGTGGCACCCAGGCCTGCATTACAGCAGCCAGTGCTGTGTCTGGTATCATTGCTGACCTGGACACCACCATCATGTTTGCAACTGCTGGCACACTCAACCGTGAGGGCTCCGAAACTTTTGCTGACCACCG GGAGGGCATTTTGAAGACAGCAAAGGTGCTGGTGGAGGACACCAAGGTTCTAGTACAGAATGCAGCTGGGAGCCAGGAGAAGTTGGCACAGGCCGCTCAGTCCTCAGTGGCCACCATCACCCGTCTCGCTGATGTGGTCAAGCTCGGTGCAGCCAGCCTGGGAGCTGAGGACCCTGAGACTCAG GTGGTGCTGATCAATGCAGTGAAGGATGTAGCCAAGGCCTTAGGAGACCTCATCAGTGCAACAAAAGCTGCTGCTGGCAAAGTTGGGGATGACCCTGCAGTGTGGCAGCTCAAGAACTCTGCCAAG GTAATGGTGACCAATGTGACATCATTGCTTAAGACAGTGAAAGCTGTGGAAGATGAGGCCACCAAAGGCACACGAGCTCTGGAGGCAACCACAGAACACATACGCCAGGAACTGGCG GTTTTCTGTTCTCCAGAGCCACCTGCCAAGACCTCTACCCCAGAAGATTTCATCCGAATGACGAAGGGTATCACTATGGCAACAGCcaaagctgttgctgctggcaATTCCTGTCGACAGGAAGATGTTATTGCCACAGCCAATCTGAGCCGCCGTGCTATTGCAGATATGCTTCGGGCTTGCAAG GAAGCAGCTTTCCACCCAGAAGTGGCCCCTGAAGTACGGCTTCGAGCCCTGCACTTTGGCCGAGAATGTGCCAATGGCTACCTGGAACTGCTGGACCATGTGCTGCTG ACTCTGCAGAAGCCAAACCCAGAATTAAAACAACAATTGACGGGACACTCAAAGCGGGTTGCTGGCTCAGTCACTGAGCTCATCCAGGCTGCTGAGGCCATGAAGG GAACAGAATGGGTGGATCCAGAGGACCCCACAGTCATTGCTGAGAATGAGCTTCTGGGAGCTGCAGCTGCCATTGAGGCTGCAGCCAAAAAGCTCGAGCAGCTGAAGCCCCGGGCCAAACCCAAG GAGGCAGATGAGTCCTTGAACTTTGAGGAGCAGATACTCGAAGCTGCCAAGTCCATTGCAGCAGCCACCAGTGCACTGGTAAAGGCTGCATCAGCTGCCCAGAGGGAACTGGTGGCCCAAGGAAAG GTGGGCGCCATTCCAGCCAATGCACTGGATGATGGGCAGTGGTCCCAGGGCCTCATTTCTGCT GCCCGGATGGTGGCTGCAGCTACCAACAATCTGTGTGAGGCAGCTAATGCAGCTGTCCAGGGCCATGCCAGCCAGGAGAAGCTCATTTCCTCAGCCAAGCAGGTAGCTGCATCCACAGCCCAGCTCTTGGTGGCCTGCAAGGTCAAGGCTGACCAGGACTCTGAGGCAATGAAACGGCTTCAG GCTGCTGGCAATGCAGTGAAGCGAGCCTCAGATAACCTGGTGAAGGCAGCACAGAAGGCTGCAGCCTTCGAGGACCAGGAGAACGAGACAGTGGTGGTAAAGGAGAAGATGGTCGGGGGCATTGCCCAG ATCATTGCAGCACAGGAAGAGATGCTACGGAAGGAACGAGAGCTGGAGGAGGcgcggaagaagctggcccagaTCCGGCAGCAGCAGTACAAGTTTCTGCCTTCGGAGCTTCGAGATGAGCACTAG